GACGCGCAGCTGTTCAGCCAGACCGCCGATATCACCGAGCTCTTCGTGCCATTCGAGCACCTGACGCAGCCAGGAGATTTTCTCTTCGTAATGGTTCGAGCCGGATTTGACGTCGGTGCCCTTGTAGCGCCAGTGCGCGCAGACGCCGAGTTCGGCTTCTTCGTGCATCGAATGGGTGCGGATCTGCACCTCGAGGACCTTGCCCTCCGGGCCGATCACCGCCGTGTGCAGCGAGCGGTAGCCGTTCTCTTTCGGGTTGGCGATGTAGTCGTCGAACTCTTTCGGGATATGCCGCCACAGGGTGTGGACGATGCCGAGCGCGGTGTAGCAGTCGCGCATTTCCGGCACCAGCACGCGCACGGCGCGAACGTCGTAGATCTGGCTGAATTCCAGACCCTTGCGCTGCATTTTGCGCCAGATCGAGTAGATGTGTTTGGCCCGGCCGCTGATGTCGGCGTCGACACCGGTGGCCTGCAGTTCGTCCTTGAGCTGGGTCATCACGTCGCTGATGAAGCGCTCGCGGTCCAGCCGCCGCTCGTGGAGCAACTTGGCGATCTGCTTGTATTGATCGGGTTCGAGATAGCGGAAGGACAAGTCCTCCAGCTCCCACTTGATATGACCGATGCCGAGGCGATGCGCGAGTGGCGCATAGATGTCGAAGACTTCCCGGGCGACGCGGTTGCGCTTTTCATCGTCGGCGGTTTTTACCGCGCGAATGGCGCAGGTGCGTTCGGCCAGTTTGATCAGCGCAACGCGCACGTCATCGACCATCGCCACGAGCATCTTGCGCAGGTTTTCGACCTGCCCTTGCGTGCCCATGACCATTGACTGCCGTGGGCTGAGACTGGCACTGATGGCGGCCATGCGCTGCACGCCGTCGATGAGCTTGGCCACCACCGGGCCGAAGCGCTGGCCGACTGCTGCCAGTTCGATCTGCCCTTCGCGCACGCCGCGATACAACACAGCGGCGACCAGTGAATCCTGATCGAGCTTGAGGTCGGCGAGGATTTCGGCGATCTCAAGGCCAGTGCTGAAACTGCCGGAGCCTTCGGCCCACAGGTTCTTCTTCGCGTTGGACTGCTGTTCGGCCTCGCGAGCGAACTCGCAGGCTTCTTTCAAGGCCTCGCGATCCAGTGCCAGATCGACAC
This genomic interval from Pseudomonas koreensis contains the following:
- the relA gene encoding GTP diphosphokinase: MVQVRAHQPINTDGSINLEAWLDHAVSVDLALDREALKEACEFAREAEQQSNAKKNLWAEGSGSFSTGLEIAEILADLKLDQDSLVAAVLYRGVREGQIELAAVGQRFGPVVAKLIDGVQRMAAISASLSPRQSMVMGTQGQVENLRKMLVAMVDDVRVALIKLAERTCAIRAVKTADDEKRNRVAREVFDIYAPLAHRLGIGHIKWELEDLSFRYLEPDQYKQIAKLLHERRLDRERFISDVMTQLKDELQATGVDADISGRAKHIYSIWRKMQRKGLEFSQIYDVRAVRVLVPEMRDCYTALGIVHTLWRHIPKEFDDYIANPKENGYRSLHTAVIGPEGKVLEVQIRTHSMHEEAELGVCAHWRYKGTDVKSGSNHYEEKISWLRQVLEWHEELGDIGGLAEQLRVDIEPDRVYIFTPDGHAIDLPKGATPLDFAYRVHTEIGHNCRGAKINGRIVPLNYSLQTGEQVEIITSKHGTPSRDWLNPNLGYVTTSRARAKIVHWFKLQARDQNVAAGKTLIERELNRLGLPAVDFDKLAEKANMKTAEDMFAALGAGDLRQAHLVNLAQQLVEPERGNEQLELIPRKATGYKPGKRGDIQIQGVGNLMTQMAGCCQPLPGDAIVGYITQGRGVSIHRQDCASVLQLGGREPERIIQVSWGPVPVLTYPVDIIIRAYDRSGLLRDVSQVLLNERINVLAVNTRSNKEDNTALMSLTIEIPGLDALGRLLGRISQLPNIIETRRNRTP